The Lepeophtheirus salmonis chromosome 1, UVic_Lsal_1.4, whole genome shotgun sequence genome has a segment encoding these proteins:
- the LOC121123969 gene encoding acyl-coenzyme A diphosphatase NUDT19: MIYMLYSVIIDPSTADRPFLISNVECSSHLHRDIGFRLTALRETFEETGVLLFKSLHSQPLDVSSFTDWRIKIKENPGLFMKMCHEMEIAPDIWSLYEWSSWLTPLGLKAKGGRRFDTIFYMAFTDKESHSHVKGDENEIFSVEWSSPDSILFDREEKEYYVGPPQLWETAKLLNFRTLTSLQEFCLKRSKRGCRSLFPVLARLPKEQGYFSFLPGDDYYPEEVNPRQPEEEYEIYDVDEDYKEVMRYTRCRNRIYMSLDRQFSLPFSNVKDPHGHVKPVEYMDFMIK, from the exons atgatttatatgttATACAGTGTTATCATAGATCCCTCAACTGCAGATAGACCTTTTTTGATTTCTAATGTTGAGTGTTCTAGTCACCTACATCGAGATATTGGTTTTCGACTTACTGCATTGCGTGAAACATTCGAAGAGACTGGAGTTCTCCTTTTCAAGTCTCTTCATTCCCAACCTCTGGATGTGAGCTCCTTCACGGATTGGAGGATTAAGATCAAAGAAAATCCTGGATTGTTTATGAAAATGTGCCATGAGATGGAAATTGCTCCTGATATATGGTCATTGTATGAATGGTCAAGTTGGTTAACTCCTTTAGGACTTAAAGCGAAGGGTGGTAGACGATTTGATACCATATTCTACATGGCGTTTACGGATAAAGAGTCTCACTCTCATGTTAAAGGG gatgaaaatgaaattttctccGTTGAATGGAGTAGTCCCGACTCAATACTTTTTGATCGCGAAGAAAAAGAATACTATGTTGGTCCACCCCAGCTGTGGGAAACTGctaaacttttaaatttccGTACGCTTACCTCGTTACAAGAATTTTGCTTAAAAAGGAGTAAGAGGGGATGTAGATCTTTGTTCCCAGTTCTGGCAAGGCTTCCAAAAGAACAAGGGTACTTTTCCTTCTTACCCGGAGATGATTACTATCCAGAAGAAGTCAATCCGAGACAACCAGAAGAGGAATACGAAATCTATGATGTAGATGAAGATTATAAAGAAGTTATGAGATACACAAGATGTCGAAATAGGATTTACATGAGCTTAGATAGGCaattttctcttcctttttcaAATGTGAAGGATCCTCATGGTCATGTTAAACCTGTTGAATATATGGATTTTATGATCAAATAA
- the l(2)k09022 gene encoding uncharacterized protein l(2)k09022 produces the protein MFFITLLPFYEYEIFARAVQILPEKNCPAYPHWLRSFKASCSPVSKQGILRHISGNDGFLKLMTESLLSYKPLGAKLAHFYASYVTLSLNTMDSLREGQLILLLKVIFAGLKSSEKEFKSCAYVLLSFILPRVEFTEKVSNRLVKIMNTITPCREVLSLIMVLYRTQGAKEKALRLLLKMEDVVTSIFSKDSTEEIDDALSYKSVVCDTYVMCLVSLVNEDDDLLVPTLELEKLLSIINEMLSSSWVPSVEAAKALAAKVSIVQIRMKALKKEEIKRLVKAISRLCKKILGLIRSLFPYESNKYSMKKSSAEADILFMDETNDSPSESQIEAKKILLDEAFINSTLSKKILSYSEYTKLISSGEVVDNIDLVTKVIGQSPQKFLLMQMEPLDLLNFTTNVMRLYPKNDGIISHCVHNFIALFESEHHMKLFEELKIDLRLLALPLLFACLPSAKKSANEIRLKIFSELGTKEISSEDNFNHDIYKSLMEMSSLPSSFDDIKEELYQDSAVVVIGLLSFCNDKSDPVKSVNRILKFLNLIVSSKMTMEDEKCNRVEEWIVKPLKEGSRGINSQLLDHVFDEILKMGSFTESEFEKISNEFILFASKSDKKRFKNLFFRVKTFIRTWGIAQDYMYENILANIFSLPLSSDYGVSTNIVTKLLSEFLSYIEKCRHTNKRFISYNSHVFPRILASLSDLERTPETMGLCFDILNFVHSGKFKVISKNDNFLPLIGFILSHRAEIEADLGNLPYLMKEFKGKNEEQNLIALSKLCVDCDVHIFARLSLFLVNTPEISLVARFASKNLMNVSTIQDSFVSDSWSRIFDYFFHKMIAFLTQKNNECSNFFWNLMMSSQKMGYGLNTFVSSKILEVLENNIVLIEDQVTLFNQFIDLSGCLKVEGDTMMACRMVLDKLARVGVDDFVVKLNDIWGSSFFTSSTHARKKMDENSLKEIELKWAKTHFLLECILRRRNLGPKGISLIKPYFVLLKHALFYDQSSSSDSYSQDLVLSGVLAIIECLSESELSTVDSINPELIVHCIRNSRIPNTKSTALLILAKSSACNPDYVLHNSIPIFTFMGNHFVKMDSRHSFDVACQAIEIIIPHIQKVCDSDSEKLRSTTVKIITTFADAADDLPSHRFKTFLHKLLVLLGENEYLWIFAMQLLSKTIYQKAKRAHEVQIKLMDLFESFNVLTQLETIIRIAVNTKQNTSKLRSILALKEEKDEDKASNEFDLLKLKGLIFVTHLLTSRVFASQLTEALSTYQGDNKKAIKKHPRELELLLEVAILNLEEVLKSSKDSKIHKHLVSQSEKVLESALNILPNEALIGLMKSLLASETDSVLRKTLEVLNIKLGAVNFNEDDIELLEPLLNISFNNPVDYNRQMALMAIRSLSRLLGSQYSKEFQNIAIKLCNKKYLSTLSGQHNLEASTLLCVIEILISIGPKAVPLLSGFMNWILKLLAIGSNEAVVLNSTILATQKVVEAFGGFLNPFYCKLIIATCSLDKDGNKHIKNLMLTLSSGIPTQSLINISLKCFQQLRDTPSSLDNLLEILKESLSNLSKKEAMTLCPPLMDFFTLAFRYRLENENNQVDMIESSVIETFLTLTLKLPLDDFKPLFYRVLNSPEETCHVTTIFHVILQVGKKLKSLFSFMIEPVISKLIAHLSKRFIKKEVDGIEDKILVPSLDSEDEQTVAFALEGLETILTYNKAETVMGSNYEDNVNVILNHYEIEKPSDTMLERMNACVSVLANSMEDDSQWKYLHYQVLLNLRSTNVKIRKYILKLISEFVDSRGDSYMSVLPDAVPFLAETTEDDDKSIQKQTKNLLKKMENVFGQSIDNFFEM, from the exons ATGTTTTTCATCACTCTTCTTCCTTTCTACGAATATGAAATATTCGCAAGAGCAGTCCAAATCCTACCCGAAAAGAATTGCCCTGCCTATCCCCACTGGCTACGTAGCTTCAAA GCATCATGTTCTCCTGTCTCCAAGCAGGGGATTCTAAGGCATATCTCTGGAAATGACGGCTTCTTAAAACTTATGACAGAATCTCTACTCTCCTATAAACCCCTTGGTGCCAAATTGGCTCATTTTTACGCCTCTTATGTTACTCTTTCTCTAAACACCATGGACAGTCTTAGAGAAGGGCAATTGATTCtgcttttaaaagttatttttgcagGTCTCAAATCATCTGAAAAGGAGTTCAAGTCATGTGCCTACGTTCTCCTTTCTTTTATTCTTCCAAGAGTAGAATTCACGGAGAAAGTTAGTAATCGACTTGTGAAGATTATGAATACCATAACACCATGTCGTGAGGTTCTATCCTTAATTATGGTGCTGTATCGAACCCAAGGTGCAAAAGAAAAAGCTCTCCggttacttttaaaaatggaggatgttgtcacaagtatattttccaaagattcAACAGAGGAAATTGATGATGCATTGAGCTATAAAAGCGTGGTCTGTGATACATATGTCATGTGCTTAGTATCCCTGGTCAATGAAGATGATGACTTATTAGTTCCTACCCTTGAGCTAGAAAAACTACTTTCCATTATAAATGAAATGCTGAGTTCATCATGGGTACCTAGTGTCGAAGCAGCTAAAGCCCTTGCTGCAAAAGTCAGTATAGTTCAAATACGGATGAAAGCATTGAAAAAAGAGGAGATCAAGAGACTAGTCAAAGCTATTTCGAGGCTTTGCAAGAAGATTTTAGGTCTTATTAGATCCCTTTTTCCCTATGAATCCAATAAATACTCTATGAAGAAGAGTTCTGCTGAAGCAGATATATTGTTTATGGATGAAACAAATGATTCTCCTTCTGAGAGCCAGATAGAAGCGAAAAAAATTCTTCTCGATGAAGCTTTCATCAACTCAACACTAAGTAAAAAGATTTTGTCTTATTCCGAATACACCAAACTTATTTCGAGTGGCGAAGTCGTTGATAACATTGACCTCGTTACCAAAGTCATCGGGCAAAGTcctcaaaagtttttattgatgcAAATGGAACCTCTTGATTTGCTTAACTTTACCACAAATGTGATGAGATTGTATCccaaaaatgatggaattatttCGCACTGCGTTCATAATTTCATTGCTCTCTTTGAGTCTGAACATCATATGAAACTATTTGAAGAGCTGAAAATTGATCTTCGCCTCCTTGCTCTTCCCTTGTTATTTGCTTGCCTTCCCTCTGCAAAAAAATCTGCTAACGAAATAaggcttaaaatattttctgaattggGTACGAAAGAAATCTCGAGTGAGGATAATTTCAATCACGATATCTACAAAAGCTTGATGGAAATGTCATCTTTGCCTTCTAGTTTTGATGACATAAAGGAAGAACTATATCAAGATTCTGCAGTAGTTGTCATTGGTCTTCTATCCTTTTGTAATGACAAAAGTGATCCTGTCAAGTCTGTGAATcgtattttaaagtttttaaatctgATTGTCTCATCCAAAATGACAATGGAGGATGAAAAATGCAATCGTGTTGAGGAATGGATTGTTAAGCCTCTCAAAGAAGGATCCCGGGGAATTAATAGTCAATTGTTAGACCatgtttttgatgaaattttgaaaatgggTTCATTCACTGAGtcagaatttgaaaaaatttctaatgaaTTTATTCTCTTTGCATCCAAGTCTGATAAAAAGCGCttcaaaaatttgttctttagaGTGAAAACTTTTATCCGCACTTGGGGCATAGCACAAGATTACATGTATGAGAACATTCTAGCCAACATATTTTCATTGCCACTTTCCTCAGACTATGGAGTATCAACCAATATTGTCACTAAACTGCTTTCTGAATTTCTATCATACATTGAGAAATGTAGACATACTAACAAGAGGTTTATTTCGTATAATTCTCACGTTTTCCCTCGAATATTGGCAAGTCTGTCAGATCTTGAACGAACTCCCGAAACTATGGGGTTGTGTTTTGATATTCTGAACTTTGTCCACTCGGGGAAATTTAAAGTCATATCTAAAAATGATAACTTTCTTCCTCTCATTGGGTTTATACTAAGCCATAGAGCTGAAATAGAGGCTGATTTAGGGAATTTACCATATCTCATGAAAGAatttaagggaaaaaatgaagaacaaaatCTTATTGCCTTGTCAAAGTTATGTGTTGACTGTGATGTTCACATTTTTGCTAGACTCTCCCTATTCCTTGTTAACACACCTGAAATTAGCTTGGTTGCACGTTTTGcctcaaaaaatttgatgaatgtaTCTACAATTCAAGATTCTTTCGTTTCAGACTCTTGGTCAAGGatattcgattattttttccataaaatgatTGCGTTCTTAACgcagaaaaataatgaatgttccaactttttttggaaTCTAATGATGTCATCACAAAAGATGGGATACGGGTTGAATACTTTCGTTTCCTCAAAGATCTTGGAAGTCTTGGAAAACAACATTGTGCTCATTGAAGATCAAGTtactttgtttaatcagtttATCGACCTCAGTGGTTGCTTAAAAGTTGAAGGTGATACCATGATGGCTTGTAGGATGGTTTTGGATAAACTTGCTAGGGTTGGCGTTGACGATTTTGTTGTGAAACTTAATGATATTTGGGGTAGCTCCTTCTTTACATCTTCTACTCATGCCcgtaaaaaaatggatgaaaattCTTTGaaggaaattgaattaaaatgggCGAAAACTCATTTTCTATTGGAATGCATTCTTCGTAGAAGAAATTTGGGCCCTAAAGGAATATCTCTGATTAAGCCATATTTTGTGCTTCTTAAGCATGCTCTTTTCTATGACCAATCTAGTTCATCTGATTCATATTCCCAAGACTTGGTTCTCTCTGGTGTCTTAGCTATTATTGAATGCTTAAGTGAATCTGAATTATCAACTGTGGATTCAATCAATCCTGAGTTGATAGTTCACTGCATTCGTAATTCACGAATCCCAAATACAAAAAGCACAGCTCTCCTCATCTTGGCAAAATCATCTGCTTGCAATCCAGACTATGTATTGCATAACTCTATACCCATTTTTACGTTTATGGGtaatcattttgttaaaatggaTTCTAGGCATTCGTTTGATGTTGCCTGTCAAGcgattgaaattataatacctCACATACAAAAAGTATGTGACTCCGACTCTGAAAAATTGCGTTCAACTACTGTCAAAATAATCACTACCTTTGCAGATGCTGCTGATGATCTTCCCTCTCATAGATTCAAAACTTTTCTGCATAAGTTGCTAGTTCTGCTTGGTGAAAATGAGTATCTCTGGATATTTGCTATGCAATTACTTTCGAAAACAATTTATCAGAAGGCCAAAAGGGCCCATGAGGTACAAATTAAACTTATGGATTTGTTCGAGTCATTTAACGTCCTGACTCAATTGGAGACCATTATTCGAATTGCCGTTAACACAAAACAAAATACTTCTAAGCTGAGGTCAATTTTGGCACTCAAGGAAGAGAAAGACGAGGATAAAGCTAGTAATGAATTTGATCTACTCAAACTAAAAGGCCTCATTTTTGTTACTCATCTGCTAACATCTAGAGTTTTTGCGTCTCAGTTGACAGAAGCTCTTTCCACCTATCAAGGGGATAACAAAAAAGCGATCAAGAAACATCCTCGTGAATTGGAATTACTCTTGGAAGTTgccattttaaatttggaagaagtGTTGAAGTCTTCCAAAGATTCCAAGATCCACAAGCACTTAGTTTCACAATCAGAAAAAGTACTTGAATCTGCTTTAAACATTCTTCCTAACGAAGCTCTAATTGGACTTATGAAGTCTCTTTTAGCTTCTGAGACGGATTCGGTCCTACGTAAAACTCTAGAGGTTCTTAATATCAAGTTGGGAGCAGTTAATTTCAATGAAGATGATATTGAATTATTGGAGCCTCTTCTCAACATTTCTTTTAACAATCCAGTGGATTATAATCGTCAAATGGCTCTCATGGCAATTCGGTCTTTGTCAAGACTTTTAGGGTCGCAATACAGtaaagaatttcaaaatattgccATTAAGCtctgcaataaaaaatatttatcaacgCTCTCTGGACAGCATAATCTTGAGGCGTCCACTCTATTGTGTGTTATTGAGATACTAATTTCGATTGGTCCAAAGGCTGTTCCTCTACTATCTGGATTTATGaattggattttgaaattactCGCGATAGGGTCCAACGAAGCCGTTGTTCTTAACTCAACCATTCTTGCAACTCAAAAGGTAGTAGAAGCCTTCGGAGGCTTTCTCAATCCATTTTACTGTAAATTGATAATTGCAACCTGTTCGCTGGATAAAGATGGTAATAAACACATCAAAAACTTGATGCTGACTCTCTCCTCTGGTATACCGACTCAATCTCTGATTAATATCAGTTTAAAATGCTTCCAGCAACTTCGGGATACTCCATCTTCTCTGGACAATTTATTAGAGATACTAAAGGAAAGCTTATCAAATCTTTCCAAGAAAGAAGCTATGACTTTATGTCCACCACTTATGGATTTTTTCACATTAGCATTTCGTTATCGATTGGAAAATGAAAACAATCAAGTTGATATGATTGAGTCCTCCGTCATTGAAACATTTTTGACTCTCACCTTAAAATTACCTCTAGATGATTTTAAACCACTATTTTATCGAGTACTCAATTCACCTGAAGAAACTTGTCACGTAACAACCATTTTTCATGTGATTCTTCAAGTTGGGAAGAAACTCAAATCCCTCTTTTCTTTTATGATTGAGCCTGTCATTTCTAAATTGATTGCTCATTTATCGAAGAGATTTATTAAGAAGGAAGTGGATGGAATTGAGGATAAAATCTTGGTTCCTTCATTGGATTCAGAAGATGAACAAACTGTTGCTTTTGCTCTTGAGGGACTGGAAACTATTCTTACCTATAACAAAGCAGAAACTGTAATGGGTTCAAACTATGAGGATAACGTTAATGTTATTCTCAATcattatgaaattgaaaaacCGTCGGATACTATGTTAGAGAGG atgaatGCCTGTGTGAGTGTCCTTGCTAACAGTATGGAAGACGACTCTCAATGGAAATATCTTCATTATCAAGTCTTGTTGAATCTTAGAAGTACTAACGTGAAG aTTCGTAAGTACATTTTGAAACTAATTTCCGAATTTGTGGATTCAAGAGGAGATAGTTATATGAGTGTCCTCCCCGATGCTGTTCCCTTTTTAGCAGAAACTACGGAAGATGACGACAAGAGCAttcaaaaacaaaccaaaaatctGCTTAAGAAAATGGAGAATGTATTTGGACAGTCCATCGATAACTTCtttgaaatgtaa
- the Rbsn-5 gene encoding LOW QUALITY PROTEIN: rabenosyn-5 (The sequence of the model RefSeq protein was modified relative to this genomic sequence to represent the inferred CDS: inserted 2 bases in 1 codon; deleted 1 base in 1 codon) codes for MASVKEGFICPMCMQDLGDVLQLEVHFHEKHNNTKSSSSSETKSVLNIIDGLKKKVDEIRVSKKPLLSKAHIPWKTNDTDNGQEELNAHPVTGIHYDAWPESYHPVKQDFYEEFSRLRSKKTDRFATDTNKLIIRLEKLMTNLPNDPVKRRNHEKNIVPWMDEETVKRCPDCSKSFNVTKRKHHCRLCGSVLCAECSCAISFDMAKRLINPATISEFNIPSPDHEFGIKTMKKIWIQRESDISFFTRVFKSSSSSFRSCKYCADIIKKRDSHVRDETGEPPIIVQYYEHLKDVMAEADEMSKFYTKMVESLQSGETDYRLEDAKYIRVKIMKVADNIDAISKRILANGLTEXGEEGGTANNLQERVRSLALMFIKDNLVGLDDVPSESEFEILKFKRLEETSKRVEDEKISALIAQKKYEQRQQQRLSSFNMPVKSKPSIEKMRLEDGFVLSPNASYLNLLSSNDDPILQQIHIIEGYISEAKNANRINEVQTLEANLRDLKVEYKRSTAERKELEDNYNSYKHIFTASTPPMPPGSQNNDESINKNPFHEN; via the exons ATGGCAAGTGTTAAAGAAGGCTTCATTTGTCCTATGTGTATGCAAGATCTTGGAGATGTTTTGCAACTAGAGGTTCATTTTCATGAGAAACATAACAATACCAAATCGTCATCATCGTCCGAAACTAAATCCGTTCTGAACATAATAGATGGTTTAAAGAAGAAAGTCGATGAAATTCGTGTCTCAAAGAAACCTTTGCTGAGTAAAGCACACATTCCTTGGAAGACTAATGACACTGATAATGGCCAAGAGGAATTAAATGCCCATCCTGTCACGGGAATACACTACGATGCATGGCCGGAATCATATCACCCTGTAAAACAAGATTTTTATGAGGAATTTTCTAGGCTGAGATCCAAAAAGACGGATCGTTTCGCTACTGAtacaaataagttaattatacgCTTGGAAAAGTTAATGACTAATTTACCTAATGATCCAGTCAAGCGAAGAAATCACGAAAAGAATATTGTTCCTTGGATGGATGAGGAAACGGTTAAAAGGTGTCCAGACTGCTCCAAGTCATTCAATGTTACAAAGAGGAAACATCATTGCAGACTCTGTGGATCTGTTTTGTGTGCTGAATGTTCTTGTGCTATTTCTTTTGATATGGCAAAGCGCCTTATTAATCCAGCCACTATCTCTGAGTTTAATATTCCTTCTCCAGATCATGAGTTtggaataaaaacaatgaaaaaaatatggatccaAAGAGAGTCTGACATCTCTTTTTTCACCCGAGTCTTC AAAAGTTCATCTTCCTCTTTTCGAAGTTGCAAATATTGTGccgatattataaaaaaaagggattcaCATGTACGTGATGAGACGGGAGAACCTCCTATCATCGTTCAGTACTATGAACATCTCAAAGATGTGATGGCAGAAGCAGATGAAATGAGcaagttttatacaaaaatggtCGAAAGTCTTCAATCTGGAGAAACTGATTATCGCTTAGAAGATGCTAAGTACATACGTGTCAAGATCATGAAAGTTGCTGATAATATAGATGCTATTTCAAAACGTATACTTGCTAATGGACTGACTGA GGGGGAGGAAGGCGGCACAGCCAACAATTTACAAGAAAGAGTACGTTCGCTAGCTCTTATGTTTATCAAAGATAATCTTGTAGGATTAGATGACGTGCCTTCTGAATCAGAATTTGAAATACTGAAATTTAAAAGACTAGAGGAAACTTCTAAGCGGGTAGAAGATGAAAAGATTTCAGCTCTTATTGCTCAAAAGAAGTATGAACAAAGACAACAACAGAGATTATCTTCATTTAATATGCCGGTTAAGTCCAAACCTTCGATAGAAAAAATGAGGTTGGAGGATGGATTTGTACTTTCTCCTAATGCAAGCTATCTAAACTTACTCTCTTCCAATGATGATCCAATTTTACAGCAGATACATATTATAGAAGGATATATTTCTGAAGCCAAAAATGCCAATAG aataaatgaaGTTCAAACACTTGAAGCCAACTTGAGGGActtaaaagttgaatataaaagaTCAACTGCCGAAAGAAAAGAACTTGAAGACAACTATAACtcttacaaacatatatttactgccTCTACTCCTCCCATGCCCCCAGGATCCCAAAACAATGACGAATCTATCAATAAAAATCCATTTCAcgaaaactaa